In the genome of Mixta calida, the window ACTGATGTTAAGTATAAGTAGCGGTAAGACTATAACCCACGGAGACAAACATGCTTAACCAGTTAGACGTTCTGACCGAGCGCGTAGGTGGCAGTAATGAACTGGTAGATTTTTGGCTAAATGCGCGCAGGCAACTGTTGGTTGCTTATTATCAGGTAGTAGGCATCAAGCCGAATAAGGAATCACTCACTGCGCTTGATGAGAAAGCTCTTGATGATTTTTGTCAGAACCTGGTGGACTATCTTTCTACCGGACATTTTAGCGTCTATGAACGTATCATCGAAGAGATGACTGGCGACAGCCCGTTACTGGCGGCGGCACAAATTTACCCCGGCCTGCAGGCTAATACCGAAACCATCATGCAACTGTATGATACCCATCTTGAAGCGGCTATCGATCACGATAACTGTCTGGAATTCCAGCAGGCCCTTTCGGAAGTCGGTGAAGCGCTGGAAGCGCGCTTTACGCTGGAAGATAAGCTGATCCAGCTGGCGTTCGACCATAATCTCGCCGCTCTGGCGGCTGCAAACGATCAGGCAATGGCACGTCCGGCCTGATGGTTATCAGTTTGTTATAAACCCTTGTAGTTTCTTAAACGCCCCTTTATGCTGAAGGGGCTTTTTTATGACCTCGCCACGGCGTTAA includes:
- a CDS encoding Rsd/AlgQ family anti-sigma factor is translated as MLNQLDVLTERVGGSNELVDFWLNARRQLLVAYYQVVGIKPNKESLTALDEKALDDFCQNLVDYLSTGHFSVYERIIEEMTGDSPLLAAAQIYPGLQANTETIMQLYDTHLEAAIDHDNCLEFQQALSEVGEALEARFTLEDKLIQLAFDHNLAALAAANDQAMARPA